One genomic window of Eptesicus fuscus isolate TK198812 chromosome 6, DD_ASM_mEF_20220401, whole genome shotgun sequence includes the following:
- the TIMM29 gene encoding mitochondrial import inner membrane translocase subunit Tim29, with protein sequence MAAAALKRLWLRRRGEAGVAATAKPGVWARLGTWARALLRDYADACRDAAAAARARPGRAAVYLGLLGGAAACCALTPSEAAFEEALLDASGTLLLLAPATRNRASEAYVQQLLWLRGRGRLRHVNLGLCSLVYEAPYDAQASLYQARCRYLQPRWVEFPDRVLDVGFVGRWWVLGARMRDCDINDDEFLHLPAHLRVVGPHQLHSETNERLFDEKYQPVVLTDDQVDQALWEEQVLQKEKKDRLALSQADSLVGRVRDETQ encoded by the exons ATGGCCGCGGCGGCTCTGAAGCGACTTTGGTTGCGACGCCGCGGAGAGGCAGGGGTCGCGGCAACCGCAAAGCCAGGCGTGTGGGCGAGGTTGG GCACCTGGGCCCGCGCGCTGCTCCGGGACTACGCCGACGCTTGCAgggacgcggcggcggcggcgagggctCGGCCCGGCCGGGCGGCCGTTTACTTGGGGTTGCTGGGCGGCGCGGCGGCCTGCTGCGCTCTGACGCCGAGCGAGGCGGCCTTCGAGGAGGCCCTGCTCGACGCGTCGGGGACCCTCCTCCTGCTGGCGCCGGCCACGCGAAACCGCGCCTCGGAAGCGTACGTCCAGCAGCTGCTCTGGCTGCGGGGCCGCGGGCGCCTGCGCCACGTGAACCTGGGCCTCTGCTCGCTGGTGTATGAGGCGCCCTACGACGCCCAGGCCAGCCTTTACCAGGCCCGCTGCCGCTACCTGCAGCCCCGTTGGGTCGAGTTCCCAGACCGGGTGCTGGACGTGGGCTTCGTGGGCCGctggtgggtgctgggtgctcGGATGCGCGACTGCGACATCAACGACGACGAGTTCCTCCACCTGCCGGCGCATTTGCGCGTCGTCGGGCCCCACCAGCTGCACTCGGAGACCAACGAGCGGCTCTTTGATGAGAAGTACCAGCCGGTCGTGCTCACCGACGATCAGGTGGACCAGGCGCTCTGGGAGGAGCAGGTCctgcagaaggagaagaaggacaGGTTGGCCCTGAGCCAGGCCGACTCGCTGGTGGGGAGGGTCCGAGATGAAACCCAGTGA
- the YIPF2 gene encoding protein YIPF2, whose amino-acid sequence MAAADELAFHEFEEATNLLAETPDVTTISRSDQRTPEGHVAVAVGSGGSYGAEDEVESDKTALLQEEQQQPGFWTFSYYQSFFDVDTSQVLDRIKGSLLPRPGHSFVRHHLRNRPDLYGPFWICATLAFVLAITGNLTVVLAQRTDPSIHYSPQFHKVTVAGITIYCYAWLVPLALWAFLQWRKGVRERMGPYTFLETVCFYGYSLFIFIPTVVLWLIPVPWLQWLFGTLALALSAADLVFTLWPIVREDTRLVASMLLSAVVLLHALLAMGCKFYFFQPLPLEHMAPTHQDTSPHPNVVLTPTPPRPMTT is encoded by the exons ATGGCAGCGGCCGACGAGCTGGCCTTCCACG AGTTCGAGGAAGCCACTAATCTTCTGGCAGAGACCCCAGATGTGACCACTATCAGCAGAAGTGATCAGCGGACGCCAGAGGGGCATGTAGCTGTGGCTGTGGGCTCAGGTGGTAGCTATGGAGCTGAGGACGAGGTGGAGAGCGACAAGACCGCG CTTCtacaggaggagcagcagcagccggGATTCTGGACCTTTAGCTACTATCAGAGCTTCTTTGATGTGGACACCTCGCAG GTTCTGGACCGGATTAAAGGATCGCTGCTACCCCGGCCTGGCCACAGCTTTGTGCGGCACCATCTGCGGAATCGCCCAGACCTGTATG GCCCCTTCTGGATCTGCGCCACACTGGCCTTTGTCCTGGCCATTACTGGAAACCTGACAGTGGTGCTGGCCCAGAGGACGGACCCCTCCATCCACTACAGCCCCCAGTTCCACAAGG TGACGGTGGCTGGCATCACCATCTACTGCTACGCCTGGTTGGTGCCACTGGCACTGTGGGCCTTCTTGCAGTGGCGCAAGGGCGTCCGGGAGCGCATGGGGCCTTACACGTTCTTGGAGACTGTGTGCTTCTATGGCTACTCCCTCTTCATCTTCATTCCCACTGTG GTCCTGTGGCTGATCCCTGTCCCATGGCTACAGTGGCTCTTTGGGACATTGGCTCTGGCCCTGTCAGCTGCTGACCTGGTGTTCACCCTCTGGCCCATTGTCCGCGAGGACACCAGATTGGTGGCCTCCATGCTACTCTCTGCTGTCGTACTACTCCATGCCCTCCTGGCCATGGGTTGTAAG ttttactttttccagcCACTGCCTCTGGAGCACATGGCACCTACACACCAGGACACATCTCCGCACCCAAACGTAGTCCTGACACCCACCCCGCCAAGGCCTATGACAACCTGA